In Chitinophaga sp. HK235, a single window of DNA contains:
- a CDS encoding LytTR family DNA-binding domain-containing protein, which yields MKCIVVDDEPFALALTQRYIEQTPLLQLSGRFTNPYKAMDYLLREEVDLLFLDINMPGLSGMHLLASLPVPPMVIFTTAYPEFGAESYDYNALDYLLKPINYPRFLKAVNKAIAATNTKPANTRPSEEIIIKSGQQLHRIKTDTILYIEAAGNYMCFHTQEKKLLALMNMSELLELLPAQDFIRIHKSYVISLPHVTMYEKNMVSLQQVSLPVGMTYRQQFLDRLNKK from the coding sequence ATGAAATGTATAGTGGTAGATGATGAGCCTTTTGCCCTGGCCCTTACACAGCGATATATCGAACAAACACCGCTGCTGCAATTGTCGGGCAGATTTACCAACCCATACAAGGCTATGGACTATCTATTGCGGGAAGAAGTGGATCTTTTATTCCTCGATATTAATATGCCGGGCTTATCCGGCATGCATTTGCTGGCGTCATTGCCTGTACCGCCCATGGTGATTTTCACAACTGCCTATCCCGAATTTGGTGCGGAAAGTTATGACTACAATGCACTCGACTACCTGTTAAAACCCATCAACTATCCGCGTTTTCTCAAAGCTGTCAATAAAGCTATTGCAGCAACGAACACCAAACCCGCCAACACCAGACCTTCAGAGGAAATAATCATTAAAAGCGGGCAGCAACTACACAGAATAAAAACAGATACCATTCTGTACATAGAAGCCGCCGGGAACTATATGTGCTTTCATACACAAGAGAAGAAACTACTCGCCCTGATGAATATGAGTGAACTGCTGGAATTATTGCCTGCACAGGATTTCATCAGAATACACAAATCATATGTCATATCCCTGCCTCATGTAACCATGTATGAAAAAAATATGGTGAGCTTACAACAGGTATCATTACCGGTAGGCATGACCTACCGGCAACAGTTTCTGGATCGGTTGAATAAAAAATAA